A region of Polyodon spathula isolate WHYD16114869_AA chromosome 4, ASM1765450v1, whole genome shotgun sequence DNA encodes the following proteins:
- the LOC121314141 gene encoding nebulette-like isoform X1, whose translation MSETSETQFAKELSQIQSEKKYKEDGKREFSNCLYAQMSETSETQFAKQLSEMQSEKKYKEGGKQDFSNCLYSQMPQTLQTQFAKEASENQSERKYKEAGKREFSNCLYAQMSETTETQFAKELSQIQSEKKYKEDGQKQFSNCLYAQMPQTIDTVFAKTVSQNQSEKLYKQKYDAEKGKSDYYNMKEPPAVRHAIEVNKHQSNVSYKKDVEDVHKYSGTADRLDIRKATQTARLISNVAYKSQTKSGVYNRQSVLGRSDIEHAKEVSKLSSQVKYKEKFEKDLKEKKHQYNPQESASFKQAQAASVWASEVQYKTDLQELHDPTSDLPNSLYLGHALQASKLQSMFEYKKQYEKSKGRYHLALDTAERLHHKENVILQSQVKYKEDYKKSKGKSMLEFVDTQAYQVSKGAQKIQSEKEYRKEYEEGIKGKAAVDLEMTPGYLHARHATSLLNEKEYRKDLEEGIKGKGLTLLEDTPDSIRVKNAAWILSEKEYRKDLENEIKGKGMQLSTGILEIERATRATEISSQVSYKQMSELRQNTYGAVTDTPEMLHAAHVKDIYSQLQYTADSKLLKGTVSSVADTPEIILAKENSKRISSVFYKEGVGTGIAVRETPEMERVKKNQQNVSMVKYKESIGQATAIPDPPELKRVRRSSVTGGTIVWRATVTMREETCLAYNVLVGDT comes from the exons aaaaagtATAAAGAAGGTGGTAAACAGGACTTTTCCAATTGTCTGTACTCACAGATGCCACAAACCTTACAAACACAGTTTGCAAAAGAAGCCTCTGAGAATCAGAGTGAG aGGAAGTACAAAGAAGCAGGCAAAAGGGAGTTTTCTAATTGCCTTTATGCACAAATGTCTGAAACAACTGAAACACAGTTTGCTAAAGAACTATCACAGATTCAGAGTGAG AAAAAGTATAAGGAAGATGGCCAAAAGCAATTTTCCAATTGTCTTTATGCACAGATGCCACAAACCATTGACACTGTGTTTGCGAAAACAGTTTCACAGAATCAGAGTGAG AAACTTTATAAACAGAAGTATGATGCTGAAAAGGGGAAATCAGATTATTACAACATGAAGGAACCACCGGCTGTTAGACATGCCATCGAGGTCAATAAGCATCAAAGTAAT gtgTCATATAAGAAGGATGTGGAGGATGTCCACAAATATTCAGGAACGGCTGACAGACTAGACATCCGGAAAGCAACCCAGACAGCAAGGCTCATCAGCAAT GTTGCATACAAAAGCCAAACAAAATCAGGGGTGTACAATAGGCAGTCAGTCTTGGGAAGATCAGATATTGAGCACGCCAAAGAGGTTTCCAAGCTCTCTAGTCAG GTGAAATACAAAGAGAAATTTGAGAAAGACTTGAAGGAAAAGAAGCACCAGTATAACCCTCAGGAGAGCGCTTCTTTCAAACAGGCTCAAGCTGCTTCAGTCTGGGCAAGTGAG GTACAATACAAGACTgatttgcaagagctacatgaTCCTACCTCAGACTTACCAAACTCACTTTATCTTGGACATGCATTACAGGCCAGCAAACTGCAGAGCATG tttgaataCAAGAAACAGTATGAGAAATCCAAAGGGCGGTACCACTTAGCTTTGGACACAGCTGAGCGGCTTCATCACAAAGAAAACGTGATTCTTCAGAGTCAG GTGAAATATAAAGAAGATTATAAGAAATCCAAAGGAAAGTCAATGCTGGAATTTGTAGACACCCAGGCATACCAAGTTTCAAAGGGAGCGCAGAAGATTCAAAGTGAg AAAGAATACAGAAAAGAATATGAAGAAGGAATCAaaggaaaagcagctgtggatttagAGATGACTCCAGGCTATTTACACGCCAGGCACGCTACCAGCCTTCTTAATGAG AAAGAATACAGGAAGGACCTTGAAGAAGGTATTAAAGGAAAAGGCCTAACGCTGTTGGAAGACACTCCAGACTCAATCAGAGTGAAGAATGCAGCTTGGATATTAAGCGAG AAGGAATACAGGAAGGatcttgaaaatgaaataaaaggcaAAGGAATGCAGCTCAGCACAGGCATTCTTGAAATAGAGAGAGCAACAAGAGCCACCGAGATCAGCAGCCAG GTATCGTATAAGCAGATGTCAGAGCTGAGACAAAATACATATGGTGCTGTTACAGACACACCTGAGATGCTGCATGCTGCGCACGTGAAGGACATATACAGCCAG TTACAGTACACAGCTGATTCAAAACTACTGAAAGGCACGGTGTCTTCAGTAGCAGACACTCCAGAGATTATCCTTGCCAAAGAAAACTCTAAAAGGATTAGCAGT GTGTTCTACAAGGAGGGAGTTGGAACTGGAATAGCAGTGAGAGAAACTCCTGAGATGGAAAGAGTAAAGAAAAATCAGCAGAATGTTAGTATG gtaaaatataaagAAAGCATTGGACAAGCAACAGCAATCCCGGACCCTCCCGAGTTAAAGAGAGTCAGAAGATCATCAGTAAC GGGTGGCACCATTGTATGGAGGGCAACAGTGACAATGAGAGAGGAGACATGTCTGGCATATAATGTGCTGGTCGGAGATACATAA
- the LOC121314141 gene encoding nebulette-like isoform X4 produces the protein MSETSETQFAKELSQIQSEKKYKEDGKREFSNCLYAQMSETSETQFAKQLSEMQSEKKYKEGGKQDFSNCLYSQMPQTLQTQFAKEASENQSERKYKEAGKREFSNCLYAQMSETTETQFAKELSQIQSEKKYKEDGQKQFSNCLYAQMPQTIDTVFAKTVSQNQSEKLYKQKYDAEKGKSDYYNMKEPPAVRHAIEVNKHQSNVSYKKDVEDVHKYSGTADRLDIRKATQTARLISNVAYKSQTKSGVYNRQSVLGRSDIEHAKEVSKLSSQVKYKEKFEKDLKEKKHQYNPQESASFKQAQAASVWASEVQYKTDLQELHDPTSDLPNSLYLGHALQASKLQSMFEYKKQYEKSKGRYHLALDTAERLHHKENVILQSQVKYKEDYKKSKGKSMLEFVDTQAYQVSKGAQKIQSEKEYRKEYEEGIKGKAAVDLEMTPGYLHARHATSLLNEKEYRKDLEEGIKGKGLTLLEDTPDSIRVKNAAWILSEKEYRKDLENEIKGKGMQLSTGILEIERATRATEISSQVSYKQMSELRQNTYGAVTDTPEMLHAAHVKDIYSQKKYRDEADKLKCLFASVADTLDITRVKKLSEKHQLFTVHS, from the exons aaaaagtATAAAGAAGGTGGTAAACAGGACTTTTCCAATTGTCTGTACTCACAGATGCCACAAACCTTACAAACACAGTTTGCAAAAGAAGCCTCTGAGAATCAGAGTGAG aGGAAGTACAAAGAAGCAGGCAAAAGGGAGTTTTCTAATTGCCTTTATGCACAAATGTCTGAAACAACTGAAACACAGTTTGCTAAAGAACTATCACAGATTCAGAGTGAG AAAAAGTATAAGGAAGATGGCCAAAAGCAATTTTCCAATTGTCTTTATGCACAGATGCCACAAACCATTGACACTGTGTTTGCGAAAACAGTTTCACAGAATCAGAGTGAG AAACTTTATAAACAGAAGTATGATGCTGAAAAGGGGAAATCAGATTATTACAACATGAAGGAACCACCGGCTGTTAGACATGCCATCGAGGTCAATAAGCATCAAAGTAAT gtgTCATATAAGAAGGATGTGGAGGATGTCCACAAATATTCAGGAACGGCTGACAGACTAGACATCCGGAAAGCAACCCAGACAGCAAGGCTCATCAGCAAT GTTGCATACAAAAGCCAAACAAAATCAGGGGTGTACAATAGGCAGTCAGTCTTGGGAAGATCAGATATTGAGCACGCCAAAGAGGTTTCCAAGCTCTCTAGTCAG GTGAAATACAAAGAGAAATTTGAGAAAGACTTGAAGGAAAAGAAGCACCAGTATAACCCTCAGGAGAGCGCTTCTTTCAAACAGGCTCAAGCTGCTTCAGTCTGGGCAAGTGAG GTACAATACAAGACTgatttgcaagagctacatgaTCCTACCTCAGACTTACCAAACTCACTTTATCTTGGACATGCATTACAGGCCAGCAAACTGCAGAGCATG tttgaataCAAGAAACAGTATGAGAAATCCAAAGGGCGGTACCACTTAGCTTTGGACACAGCTGAGCGGCTTCATCACAAAGAAAACGTGATTCTTCAGAGTCAG GTGAAATATAAAGAAGATTATAAGAAATCCAAAGGAAAGTCAATGCTGGAATTTGTAGACACCCAGGCATACCAAGTTTCAAAGGGAGCGCAGAAGATTCAAAGTGAg AAAGAATACAGAAAAGAATATGAAGAAGGAATCAaaggaaaagcagctgtggatttagAGATGACTCCAGGCTATTTACACGCCAGGCACGCTACCAGCCTTCTTAATGAG AAAGAATACAGGAAGGACCTTGAAGAAGGTATTAAAGGAAAAGGCCTAACGCTGTTGGAAGACACTCCAGACTCAATCAGAGTGAAGAATGCAGCTTGGATATTAAGCGAG AAGGAATACAGGAAGGatcttgaaaatgaaataaaaggcaAAGGAATGCAGCTCAGCACAGGCATTCTTGAAATAGAGAGAGCAACAAGAGCCACCGAGATCAGCAGCCAG GTATCGTATAAGCAGATGTCAGAGCTGAGACAAAATACATATGGTGCTGTTACAGACACACCTGAGATGCTGCATGCTGCGCACGTGAAGGACATATACAGCCAG AAAAAGTACAGAGATGAGGCAGACAAGTTGAAGTGTTTGTTTGCTTCAGTAGCAGACACTCTAGATATTACAAGAGTAAAAAAACTCTCAGAAAAACATCAGCTCT TTACAGTACACAGCTGA
- the LOC121314141 gene encoding nebulette-like isoform X5, with protein sequence MSETSETQFAKELSQIQSEKKYKEDGKREFSNCLYAQMSETSETQFAKQLSEMQSEKKYKEGGKQDFSNCLYSQMPQTLQTQFAKEASENQSERKYKEAGKREFSNCLYAQMSETTETQFAKELSQIQSEKKYKEDGQKQFSNCLYAQMPQTIDTVFAKTVSQNQSEKLYKQKYDAEKGKSDYYNMKEPPAVRHAIEVNKHQSNVSYKKDVEDVHKYSGTADRLDIRKATQTARLISNVAYKSQTKSGVYNRQSVLGRSDIEHAKEVSKLSSQVKYKEKFEKDLKEKKHQYNPQESASFKQAQAASVWASEVQYKTDLQELHDPTSDLPNSLYLGHALQASKLQSMFEYKKQYEKSKGRYHLALDTAERLHHKENVILQSQVKYKEDYKKSKGKSMLEFVDTQAYQVSKGAQKIQSEKEYRKEYEEGIKGKAAVDLEMTPGYLHARHATSLLNEKEYRKDLEEGIKGKGLTLLEDTPDSIRVKNAAWILSEKEYRKDLENEIKGKGMQLSTGILEIERATRATEISSQVSYKQMSELRQNTYGAVTDTPEMLHAAHVKDIYSQKKYRDEADKLKCLFASVADTLDITRVKKLSEKHQL encoded by the exons aaaaagtATAAAGAAGGTGGTAAACAGGACTTTTCCAATTGTCTGTACTCACAGATGCCACAAACCTTACAAACACAGTTTGCAAAAGAAGCCTCTGAGAATCAGAGTGAG aGGAAGTACAAAGAAGCAGGCAAAAGGGAGTTTTCTAATTGCCTTTATGCACAAATGTCTGAAACAACTGAAACACAGTTTGCTAAAGAACTATCACAGATTCAGAGTGAG AAAAAGTATAAGGAAGATGGCCAAAAGCAATTTTCCAATTGTCTTTATGCACAGATGCCACAAACCATTGACACTGTGTTTGCGAAAACAGTTTCACAGAATCAGAGTGAG AAACTTTATAAACAGAAGTATGATGCTGAAAAGGGGAAATCAGATTATTACAACATGAAGGAACCACCGGCTGTTAGACATGCCATCGAGGTCAATAAGCATCAAAGTAAT gtgTCATATAAGAAGGATGTGGAGGATGTCCACAAATATTCAGGAACGGCTGACAGACTAGACATCCGGAAAGCAACCCAGACAGCAAGGCTCATCAGCAAT GTTGCATACAAAAGCCAAACAAAATCAGGGGTGTACAATAGGCAGTCAGTCTTGGGAAGATCAGATATTGAGCACGCCAAAGAGGTTTCCAAGCTCTCTAGTCAG GTGAAATACAAAGAGAAATTTGAGAAAGACTTGAAGGAAAAGAAGCACCAGTATAACCCTCAGGAGAGCGCTTCTTTCAAACAGGCTCAAGCTGCTTCAGTCTGGGCAAGTGAG GTACAATACAAGACTgatttgcaagagctacatgaTCCTACCTCAGACTTACCAAACTCACTTTATCTTGGACATGCATTACAGGCCAGCAAACTGCAGAGCATG tttgaataCAAGAAACAGTATGAGAAATCCAAAGGGCGGTACCACTTAGCTTTGGACACAGCTGAGCGGCTTCATCACAAAGAAAACGTGATTCTTCAGAGTCAG GTGAAATATAAAGAAGATTATAAGAAATCCAAAGGAAAGTCAATGCTGGAATTTGTAGACACCCAGGCATACCAAGTTTCAAAGGGAGCGCAGAAGATTCAAAGTGAg AAAGAATACAGAAAAGAATATGAAGAAGGAATCAaaggaaaagcagctgtggatttagAGATGACTCCAGGCTATTTACACGCCAGGCACGCTACCAGCCTTCTTAATGAG AAAGAATACAGGAAGGACCTTGAAGAAGGTATTAAAGGAAAAGGCCTAACGCTGTTGGAAGACACTCCAGACTCAATCAGAGTGAAGAATGCAGCTTGGATATTAAGCGAG AAGGAATACAGGAAGGatcttgaaaatgaaataaaaggcaAAGGAATGCAGCTCAGCACAGGCATTCTTGAAATAGAGAGAGCAACAAGAGCCACCGAGATCAGCAGCCAG GTATCGTATAAGCAGATGTCAGAGCTGAGACAAAATACATATGGTGCTGTTACAGACACACCTGAGATGCTGCATGCTGCGCACGTGAAGGACATATACAGCCAG AAAAAGTACAGAGATGAGGCAGACAAGTTGAAGTGTTTGTTTGCTTCAGTAGCAGACACTCTAGATATTACAAGAGTAAAAAAACTCTCAGAAAAACATCAGCTCT aa
- the LOC121314141 gene encoding nebulette-like isoform X2, whose product MSETSETQFAKELSQIQSEKKYKEDGKREFSNCLYAQMSETSETQFAKQLSEMQSEKKYKEGGKQDFSNCLYSQMPQTLQTQFAKEASENQSERKYKEAGKREFSNCLYAQMSETTETQFAKELSQIQSEKKYKEDGQKQFSNCLYAQMPQTIDTVFAKTVSQNQSEKLYKQKYDAEKGKSDYYNMKEPPAVRHAIEVNKHQSNVSYKKDVEDVHKYSGTADRLDIRKATQTARLISNVAYKSQTKSGVYNRQSVLGRSDIEHAKEVSKLSSQVKYKEKFEKDLKEKKHQYNPQESASFKQAQAASVWASEVQYKTDLQELHDPTSDLPNSLYLGHALQASKLQSMFEYKKQYEKSKGRYHLALDTAERLHHKENVILQSQVKYKEDYKKSKGKSMLEFVDTQAYQVSKGAQKIQSEKEYRKEYEEGIKGKAAVDLEMTPGYLHARHATSLLNEKEYRKDLEEGIKGKGLTLLEDTPDSIRVKNAAWILSEKEYRKDLENEIKGKGMQLSTGILEIERATRATEISSQVSYKQMSELRQNTYGAVTDTPEMLHAAHVKDIYSQLQYTADSKLLKGTVSSVADTPEIILAKENSKRISSVFYKEGVGTGIAVRETPEMERVKKNQQNVSMVKYKESIGQATAIPDPPELKRVRRSSVT is encoded by the exons aaaaagtATAAAGAAGGTGGTAAACAGGACTTTTCCAATTGTCTGTACTCACAGATGCCACAAACCTTACAAACACAGTTTGCAAAAGAAGCCTCTGAGAATCAGAGTGAG aGGAAGTACAAAGAAGCAGGCAAAAGGGAGTTTTCTAATTGCCTTTATGCACAAATGTCTGAAACAACTGAAACACAGTTTGCTAAAGAACTATCACAGATTCAGAGTGAG AAAAAGTATAAGGAAGATGGCCAAAAGCAATTTTCCAATTGTCTTTATGCACAGATGCCACAAACCATTGACACTGTGTTTGCGAAAACAGTTTCACAGAATCAGAGTGAG AAACTTTATAAACAGAAGTATGATGCTGAAAAGGGGAAATCAGATTATTACAACATGAAGGAACCACCGGCTGTTAGACATGCCATCGAGGTCAATAAGCATCAAAGTAAT gtgTCATATAAGAAGGATGTGGAGGATGTCCACAAATATTCAGGAACGGCTGACAGACTAGACATCCGGAAAGCAACCCAGACAGCAAGGCTCATCAGCAAT GTTGCATACAAAAGCCAAACAAAATCAGGGGTGTACAATAGGCAGTCAGTCTTGGGAAGATCAGATATTGAGCACGCCAAAGAGGTTTCCAAGCTCTCTAGTCAG GTGAAATACAAAGAGAAATTTGAGAAAGACTTGAAGGAAAAGAAGCACCAGTATAACCCTCAGGAGAGCGCTTCTTTCAAACAGGCTCAAGCTGCTTCAGTCTGGGCAAGTGAG GTACAATACAAGACTgatttgcaagagctacatgaTCCTACCTCAGACTTACCAAACTCACTTTATCTTGGACATGCATTACAGGCCAGCAAACTGCAGAGCATG tttgaataCAAGAAACAGTATGAGAAATCCAAAGGGCGGTACCACTTAGCTTTGGACACAGCTGAGCGGCTTCATCACAAAGAAAACGTGATTCTTCAGAGTCAG GTGAAATATAAAGAAGATTATAAGAAATCCAAAGGAAAGTCAATGCTGGAATTTGTAGACACCCAGGCATACCAAGTTTCAAAGGGAGCGCAGAAGATTCAAAGTGAg AAAGAATACAGAAAAGAATATGAAGAAGGAATCAaaggaaaagcagctgtggatttagAGATGACTCCAGGCTATTTACACGCCAGGCACGCTACCAGCCTTCTTAATGAG AAAGAATACAGGAAGGACCTTGAAGAAGGTATTAAAGGAAAAGGCCTAACGCTGTTGGAAGACACTCCAGACTCAATCAGAGTGAAGAATGCAGCTTGGATATTAAGCGAG AAGGAATACAGGAAGGatcttgaaaatgaaataaaaggcaAAGGAATGCAGCTCAGCACAGGCATTCTTGAAATAGAGAGAGCAACAAGAGCCACCGAGATCAGCAGCCAG GTATCGTATAAGCAGATGTCAGAGCTGAGACAAAATACATATGGTGCTGTTACAGACACACCTGAGATGCTGCATGCTGCGCACGTGAAGGACATATACAGCCAG TTACAGTACACAGCTGATTCAAAACTACTGAAAGGCACGGTGTCTTCAGTAGCAGACACTCCAGAGATTATCCTTGCCAAAGAAAACTCTAAAAGGATTAGCAGT GTGTTCTACAAGGAGGGAGTTGGAACTGGAATAGCAGTGAGAGAAACTCCTGAGATGGAAAGAGTAAAGAAAAATCAGCAGAATGTTAGTATG gtaaaatataaagAAAGCATTGGACAAGCAACAGCAATCCCGGACCCTCCCGAGTTAAAGAGAGTCAGAAGATCATCAGTAAC
- the LOC121314141 gene encoding nebulette-like isoform X3 — protein MSETSETQFAKELSQIQSEKKYKEDGKREFSNCLYAQMSETSETQFAKQLSEMQSEKKYKEGGKQDFSNCLYSQMPQTLQTQFAKEASENQSERKYKEAGKREFSNCLYAQMSETTETQFAKELSQIQSEKKYKEDGQKQFSNCLYAQMPQTIDTVFAKTVSQNQSEVSYKKDVEDVHKYSGTADRLDIRKATQTARLISNVAYKSQTKSGVYNRQSVLGRSDIEHAKEVSKLSSQVKYKEKFEKDLKEKKHQYNPQESASFKQAQAASVWASEVQYKTDLQELHDPTSDLPNSLYLGHALQASKLQSMFEYKKQYEKSKGRYHLALDTAERLHHKENVILQSQVKYKEDYKKSKGKSMLEFVDTQAYQVSKGAQKIQSEKEYRKEYEEGIKGKAAVDLEMTPGYLHARHATSLLNEKEYRKDLEEGIKGKGLTLLEDTPDSIRVKNAAWILSEKEYRKDLENEIKGKGMQLSTGILEIERATRATEISSQVSYKQMSELRQNTYGAVTDTPEMLHAAHVKDIYSQLQYTADSKLLKGTVSSVADTPEIILAKENSKRISSVFYKEGVGTGIAVRETPEMERVKKNQQNVSMVKYKESIGQATAIPDPPELKRVRRSSVTGGTIVWRATVTMREETCLAYNVLVGDT, from the exons aaaaagtATAAAGAAGGTGGTAAACAGGACTTTTCCAATTGTCTGTACTCACAGATGCCACAAACCTTACAAACACAGTTTGCAAAAGAAGCCTCTGAGAATCAGAGTGAG aGGAAGTACAAAGAAGCAGGCAAAAGGGAGTTTTCTAATTGCCTTTATGCACAAATGTCTGAAACAACTGAAACACAGTTTGCTAAAGAACTATCACAGATTCAGAGTGAG AAAAAGTATAAGGAAGATGGCCAAAAGCAATTTTCCAATTGTCTTTATGCACAGATGCCACAAACCATTGACACTGTGTTTGCGAAAACAGTTTCACAGAATCAGAGTGAG gtgTCATATAAGAAGGATGTGGAGGATGTCCACAAATATTCAGGAACGGCTGACAGACTAGACATCCGGAAAGCAACCCAGACAGCAAGGCTCATCAGCAAT GTTGCATACAAAAGCCAAACAAAATCAGGGGTGTACAATAGGCAGTCAGTCTTGGGAAGATCAGATATTGAGCACGCCAAAGAGGTTTCCAAGCTCTCTAGTCAG GTGAAATACAAAGAGAAATTTGAGAAAGACTTGAAGGAAAAGAAGCACCAGTATAACCCTCAGGAGAGCGCTTCTTTCAAACAGGCTCAAGCTGCTTCAGTCTGGGCAAGTGAG GTACAATACAAGACTgatttgcaagagctacatgaTCCTACCTCAGACTTACCAAACTCACTTTATCTTGGACATGCATTACAGGCCAGCAAACTGCAGAGCATG tttgaataCAAGAAACAGTATGAGAAATCCAAAGGGCGGTACCACTTAGCTTTGGACACAGCTGAGCGGCTTCATCACAAAGAAAACGTGATTCTTCAGAGTCAG GTGAAATATAAAGAAGATTATAAGAAATCCAAAGGAAAGTCAATGCTGGAATTTGTAGACACCCAGGCATACCAAGTTTCAAAGGGAGCGCAGAAGATTCAAAGTGAg AAAGAATACAGAAAAGAATATGAAGAAGGAATCAaaggaaaagcagctgtggatttagAGATGACTCCAGGCTATTTACACGCCAGGCACGCTACCAGCCTTCTTAATGAG AAAGAATACAGGAAGGACCTTGAAGAAGGTATTAAAGGAAAAGGCCTAACGCTGTTGGAAGACACTCCAGACTCAATCAGAGTGAAGAATGCAGCTTGGATATTAAGCGAG AAGGAATACAGGAAGGatcttgaaaatgaaataaaaggcaAAGGAATGCAGCTCAGCACAGGCATTCTTGAAATAGAGAGAGCAACAAGAGCCACCGAGATCAGCAGCCAG GTATCGTATAAGCAGATGTCAGAGCTGAGACAAAATACATATGGTGCTGTTACAGACACACCTGAGATGCTGCATGCTGCGCACGTGAAGGACATATACAGCCAG TTACAGTACACAGCTGATTCAAAACTACTGAAAGGCACGGTGTCTTCAGTAGCAGACACTCCAGAGATTATCCTTGCCAAAGAAAACTCTAAAAGGATTAGCAGT GTGTTCTACAAGGAGGGAGTTGGAACTGGAATAGCAGTGAGAGAAACTCCTGAGATGGAAAGAGTAAAGAAAAATCAGCAGAATGTTAGTATG gtaaaatataaagAAAGCATTGGACAAGCAACAGCAATCCCGGACCCTCCCGAGTTAAAGAGAGTCAGAAGATCATCAGTAAC GGGTGGCACCATTGTATGGAGGGCAACAGTGACAATGAGAGAGGAGACATGTCTGGCATATAATGTGCTGGTCGGAGATACATAA
- the LOC121314141 gene encoding nebulette-like isoform X6 has translation MSETSETQFAKELSQIQSEKKYKEDGQKQFSNCLYAQMPQTIDTVFAKTVSQNQSEKLYKQKYDAEKGKSDYYNMKEPPAVRHAIEVNKHQSNVSYKKDVEDVHKYSGTADRLDIRKATQTARLISNVAYKSQTKSGVYNRQSVLGRSDIEHAKEVSKLSSQVKYKEKFEKDLKEKKHQYNPQESASFKQAQAASVWASEVQYKTDLQELHDPTSDLPNSLYLGHALQASKLQSMFEYKKQYEKSKGRYHLALDTAERLHHKENVILQSQVKYKEDYKKSKGKSMLEFVDTQAYQVSKGAQKIQSEKEYRKEYEEGIKGKAAVDLEMTPGYLHARHATSLLNEKEYRKDLEEGIKGKGLTLLEDTPDSIRVKNAAWILSEKEYRKDLENEIKGKGMQLSTGILEIERATRATEISSQVSYKQMSELRQNTYGAVTDTPEMLHAAHVKDIYSQLQYTADSKLLKGTVSSVADTPEIILAKENSKRISSVFYKEGVGTGIAVRETPEMERVKKNQQNVSMVKYKESIGQATAIPDPPELKRVRRSSVTGGTIVWRATVTMREETCLAYNVLVGDT, from the exons AAAAAGTATAAGGAAGATGGCCAAAAGCAATTTTCCAATTGTCTTTATGCACAGATGCCACAAACCATTGACACTGTGTTTGCGAAAACAGTTTCACAGAATCAGAGTGAG AAACTTTATAAACAGAAGTATGATGCTGAAAAGGGGAAATCAGATTATTACAACATGAAGGAACCACCGGCTGTTAGACATGCCATCGAGGTCAATAAGCATCAAAGTAAT gtgTCATATAAGAAGGATGTGGAGGATGTCCACAAATATTCAGGAACGGCTGACAGACTAGACATCCGGAAAGCAACCCAGACAGCAAGGCTCATCAGCAAT GTTGCATACAAAAGCCAAACAAAATCAGGGGTGTACAATAGGCAGTCAGTCTTGGGAAGATCAGATATTGAGCACGCCAAAGAGGTTTCCAAGCTCTCTAGTCAG GTGAAATACAAAGAGAAATTTGAGAAAGACTTGAAGGAAAAGAAGCACCAGTATAACCCTCAGGAGAGCGCTTCTTTCAAACAGGCTCAAGCTGCTTCAGTCTGGGCAAGTGAG GTACAATACAAGACTgatttgcaagagctacatgaTCCTACCTCAGACTTACCAAACTCACTTTATCTTGGACATGCATTACAGGCCAGCAAACTGCAGAGCATG tttgaataCAAGAAACAGTATGAGAAATCCAAAGGGCGGTACCACTTAGCTTTGGACACAGCTGAGCGGCTTCATCACAAAGAAAACGTGATTCTTCAGAGTCAG GTGAAATATAAAGAAGATTATAAGAAATCCAAAGGAAAGTCAATGCTGGAATTTGTAGACACCCAGGCATACCAAGTTTCAAAGGGAGCGCAGAAGATTCAAAGTGAg AAAGAATACAGAAAAGAATATGAAGAAGGAATCAaaggaaaagcagctgtggatttagAGATGACTCCAGGCTATTTACACGCCAGGCACGCTACCAGCCTTCTTAATGAG AAAGAATACAGGAAGGACCTTGAAGAAGGTATTAAAGGAAAAGGCCTAACGCTGTTGGAAGACACTCCAGACTCAATCAGAGTGAAGAATGCAGCTTGGATATTAAGCGAG AAGGAATACAGGAAGGatcttgaaaatgaaataaaaggcaAAGGAATGCAGCTCAGCACAGGCATTCTTGAAATAGAGAGAGCAACAAGAGCCACCGAGATCAGCAGCCAG GTATCGTATAAGCAGATGTCAGAGCTGAGACAAAATACATATGGTGCTGTTACAGACACACCTGAGATGCTGCATGCTGCGCACGTGAAGGACATATACAGCCAG TTACAGTACACAGCTGATTCAAAACTACTGAAAGGCACGGTGTCTTCAGTAGCAGACACTCCAGAGATTATCCTTGCCAAAGAAAACTCTAAAAGGATTAGCAGT GTGTTCTACAAGGAGGGAGTTGGAACTGGAATAGCAGTGAGAGAAACTCCTGAGATGGAAAGAGTAAAGAAAAATCAGCAGAATGTTAGTATG gtaaaatataaagAAAGCATTGGACAAGCAACAGCAATCCCGGACCCTCCCGAGTTAAAGAGAGTCAGAAGATCATCAGTAAC GGGTGGCACCATTGTATGGAGGGCAACAGTGACAATGAGAGAGGAGACATGTCTGGCATATAATGTGCTGGTCGGAGATACATAA